The proteins below are encoded in one region of Citrobacter enshiensis:
- a CDS encoding ABC transporter substrate-binding protein: protein MTISKLWLSSLALAAAVSFPLQAASPVTVGSKIDTEGALLGNIILQVLESHGVKTVNKVQLGTTPVVRGAITSGELDIYPEYTGNGAFFFKDENDPAWKNAQAGFEKVKKLDAEQNKLVWLTPAPANNTWTIAVRQDVAEKHKLASLADLGRYLKEGGEFKLAASAEFIERADALPAFEKAYDFKLNQNQLLSLAGGDTAVTIKAAAQQTSGVNAAMAYGTDGPVAALGLQTLSDPKGVQPIYAPAPVVRDAVLKAHPQIAEWLQPVFASLDEKTLQQLNASIAVEGRDAKKVAADYLKQKGWVK, encoded by the coding sequence ATGACAATCTCAAAGCTATGGTTGAGCTCACTGGCGCTGGCAGCGGCAGTGAGCTTTCCCTTACAGGCTGCATCTCCTGTCACCGTCGGGTCGAAGATCGATACCGAAGGGGCGCTGCTCGGCAATATTATTCTGCAAGTACTGGAAAGCCACGGCGTTAAAACAGTCAATAAAGTGCAACTGGGCACCACGCCCGTGGTGCGCGGGGCGATCACCTCCGGGGAGCTGGATATCTATCCGGAATACACCGGTAATGGCGCCTTCTTCTTCAAAGATGAAAACGATCCGGCGTGGAAGAACGCCCAGGCAGGCTTTGAAAAAGTCAAAAAGCTGGACGCTGAGCAGAATAAACTGGTCTGGCTCACGCCCGCACCCGCCAACAATACGTGGACCATTGCCGTACGTCAGGATGTGGCAGAAAAGCACAAACTCGCGTCGCTTGCCGATCTGGGGCGTTATCTGAAAGAGGGCGGTGAATTCAAGCTGGCGGCGTCTGCTGAATTTATCGAGCGCGCTGATGCGCTTCCCGCCTTTGAAAAAGCCTACGATTTTAAACTGAATCAGAACCAACTGCTGTCGCTGGCCGGTGGCGATACGGCGGTCACCATTAAAGCCGCCGCCCAGCAAACCTCCGGCGTCAATGCGGCAATGGCGTATGGCACCGATGGGCCGGTAGCGGCGCTGGGCCTGCAAACGTTGAGTGACCCTAAGGGTGTTCAACCCATTTATGCCCCCGCACCGGTGGTTCGCGACGCGGTACTGAAAGCGCATCCGCAAATTGCCGAATGGCTACAGCCGGTATTTGCCAGTCTGGATGAGAAAACGTTGCAGCAATTAAACGCCAGCATTGCCGTCGAAGGACGGGATGCGAAAAAAGTGGCGGCGGACTACCTGAAGCAAAAAGGGTGGGTGAAGTAA
- a CDS encoding ABC transporter ATP-binding protein yields MIEFSHVSKSFGEQKAVSDLNLHFREGSFSVLIGTSGSGKSTTLKMINRLVEHDSGRIRFAGEEIRSLPVLELRRRMGYAIQSIGLFPHWTVAQNIATVPQLRKWSRSQIDDRVEELMALLGLEAGLRERYPHQLSGGQQQRVGVARALAADPQVLLMDEPFGALDPVTRSTLQHEMTRIHRLLGRTIVLVTHDIDEALRLAEHLVLMDGGEVVQQGTPLEMLMSPASDFVQAFFGRSELGVRLLSLRHVGDFVRRQERMAGETLAEEMTLRDALSAFVAGGCDVLPVVNQQGVPCGTLHFRDLLSKTLPHETSA; encoded by the coding sequence ATGATTGAATTTAGCCATGTCAGCAAATCGTTTGGCGAACAAAAGGCCGTCAGCGATCTCAACCTGCATTTTCGTGAGGGCAGTTTTTCGGTCCTCATTGGGACCTCTGGTTCAGGAAAATCCACCACGCTGAAGATGATTAACCGACTGGTGGAACATGACAGTGGGCGGATCCGCTTTGCCGGGGAAGAGATACGTAGCTTGCCGGTGCTGGAACTGCGCCGACGGATGGGATATGCCATCCAGTCTATCGGACTTTTCCCCCACTGGACTGTGGCGCAGAATATCGCCACGGTGCCGCAACTGCGGAAATGGTCGCGTTCGCAAATTGATGACCGCGTAGAGGAATTGATGGCGTTGCTGGGGTTAGAGGCGGGACTGCGTGAGCGTTACCCCCACCAGCTTTCTGGTGGTCAACAGCAGCGGGTGGGCGTGGCGCGCGCACTGGCTGCCGATCCGCAGGTATTGTTAATGGACGAACCGTTCGGCGCGCTGGACCCGGTGACACGCAGCACGTTACAGCATGAGATGACCCGCATTCATCGCCTATTGGGGCGCACTATCGTACTGGTGACGCACGACATTGATGAAGCGTTGCGCCTCGCTGAGCATCTGGTGCTGATGGATGGTGGCGAAGTGGTGCAGCAGGGGACGCCGCTGGAAATGCTGATGTCTCCCGCCAGTGATTTCGTACAGGCATTTTTTGGCCGCAGCGAGCTTGGCGTGCGATTGCTGTCGCTACGTCATGTGGGCGATTTTGTCCGGCGTCAGGAACGGATGGCAGGAGAAACGTTGGCAGAGGAGATGACGCTGCGTGACGCGCTTTCCGCTTTTGTGGCGGGTGGGTGTGACGTCTTGCCGGTGGTTAATCAGCAGGGCGTTCCCTGCGGGACGCTCCATTTTCGCGATTTACTTTCAAAGACCTTGCCTCATGAAACTTCTGCGTGA
- a CDS encoding ABC transporter permease: MKLLRDPLLWLIAVFLLLLVSLPHSQALFGALFPQLPRPVYQQESFIALALAHFWLVGISSVVAVAVGVGAGIAVTRPWGGEFRPLVETLAAVGQTFPPVAVLAIAVPVMGFGQEPAIIALILYGVLPVLQATLAGLGAIPDSVVSVARGMGMSRGQQLRNVELPLAAPVILSGIRTSVIINIGTATIASTVGASTLGTPIIIGLSGFNTAYVIQGAVLVALAAIIVDRVFERLGQYLTRHAK; the protein is encoded by the coding sequence ATGAAACTTCTGCGTGATCCGCTGTTATGGCTCATTGCCGTTTTTCTGCTGTTGCTGGTGAGCTTGCCGCACAGTCAGGCGCTGTTTGGCGCGCTGTTTCCCCAATTACCGCGCCCGGTATATCAGCAGGAAAGTTTTATCGCGCTGGCGTTGGCGCACTTCTGGCTGGTCGGTATTTCGAGCGTGGTTGCCGTGGCGGTAGGCGTTGGGGCGGGGATCGCAGTGACGCGTCCGTGGGGGGGCGAATTTCGTCCGCTGGTTGAAACCCTTGCGGCGGTTGGACAAACCTTTCCCCCGGTGGCGGTGCTGGCGATAGCGGTTCCGGTGATGGGATTCGGTCAGGAACCGGCGATCATCGCCCTGATCCTGTATGGCGTGTTACCGGTTTTACAGGCCACCCTGGCGGGGCTGGGGGCAATCCCGGATAGTGTGGTCAGCGTGGCGCGTGGGATGGGGATGAGTCGCGGGCAGCAGCTACGCAACGTTGAGCTTCCTCTGGCGGCGCCGGTGATTTTGTCCGGTATTCGGACGTCGGTGATTATCAATATTGGAACGGCGACCATTGCTTCAACGGTGGGGGCCAGCACGCTGGGCACACCCATTATCATTGGGCTCAGCGGGTTTAACACAGCCTATGTGATTCAGGGGGCGGTACTGGTGGCGCTGGCGGCAATCATTGTCGATCGCGTTTTTGAACGACTCGGGCAATACCTTACCCGGCATGCAAAATAA
- a CDS encoding protein YohO, with protein MSVAKIGVITLFLLMAIGGIGGVMLAGYTFILHAG; from the coding sequence ATGAGCGTAGCTAAAATCGGTGTTATTACCCTCTTCCTGCTGATGGCCATCGGTGGCATTGGCGGCGTCATGCTCGCAGGTTATACATTTATTTTGCATGCCGGGTAA
- the mlrA gene encoding HTH-type transcriptional regulator MlrA codes for MALYTIGEVALLCDINPVTLRAWQRRYGLLKPQRTDGGHRLFNDADIDRIREIKRWIDNGVQVSKVKMLLSNDNIDLQNGWREQQETLLHYLQSNNLQSLRLWIKERGQDYPAQTLTTHLFIPLRRRLQCQQPTLQALLGILDGVLINYIAICLASARKKQGKDALVVGWNIHDTTRLWLEGWIASQQGWRVDVLPHSLNQLRPELFDGRTLLIWCGENQTPAQQQQLAEWLAQGHDIHLLGI; via the coding sequence TATCAACCCTGTCACATTACGCGCGTGGCAGAGGCGTTACGGGTTGTTGAAACCGCAACGAACCGACGGTGGTCATCGCCTGTTTAACGATGCGGACATCGACCGGATCCGTGAGATCAAGCGCTGGATAGACAACGGCGTGCAGGTCAGCAAGGTCAAAATGCTACTGAGTAATGATAATATCGATTTGCAGAACGGCTGGCGCGAACAGCAAGAAACCCTGTTGCACTATTTGCAAAGCAACAATCTGCAGAGCCTCAGGCTGTGGATCAAAGAACGCGGCCAGGATTACCCCGCTCAAACGCTCACTACACACTTGTTTATTCCCCTGCGCCGACGTTTGCAATGCCAGCAGCCAACCCTGCAGGCGCTGCTGGGTATTCTCGACGGCGTACTCATTAACTACATTGCGATTTGTCTGGCCTCTGCCCGCAAAAAACAGGGAAAAGATGCGCTGGTCGTCGGCTGGAATATTCACGATACTACGCGATTATGGCTGGAAGGCTGGATCGCCAGCCAGCAGGGATGGCGCGTTGACGTGCTGCCCCATTCACTGAATCAGTTGCGCCCGGAACTGTTTGATGGTCGAACGTTGCTCATCTGGTGCGGCGAAAACCAGACTCCTGCCCAGCAGCAACAGCTTGCCGAATGGCTTGCGCAGGGTCACGATATTCATCTACTCGGCATTTAA
- a CDS encoding ABC transporter permease: MRKVSNVSLNRVLLLLVLLTAIAAALPFVNYAPNRLMSGEGRQLWDIWPDIKWRLVGGFALLLALCLFPGQRGAVVTLVVVQLLLTGVLIAAGSAATHLAQTGSPLARTSLGSGFWLALGMTLLACSDAIRRITVHPLWRWILHAQIAVVPLALLFSGTFNDLSLLKEYANRQDVFDDAFAQHLTLLVGTVVPALLIGVPLGIGCYFSTARQGAVFAVLNVIQTIPSVALFGLLIAPLAGLVKHFPWLGTVGVAGTGLTPALIALVLYALLPLVRGVVAGLNQVPHEVLESARAMGMSLRQRFIHVQLPLALPIFLRSLRVVMVQTVGMAVIAALIGAGGFGALVFQGLLSSAVDLVLLGVVPVVALAIVIDALFDLLDALLKVKHDD, encoded by the coding sequence ATGCGTAAGGTGTCAAACGTCAGCCTCAATCGCGTGCTGTTGCTGCTGGTTCTCCTGACCGCCATTGCTGCTGCGCTTCCTTTCGTGAACTACGCCCCGAACCGACTGATGTCAGGTGAAGGGCGTCAGCTCTGGGATATCTGGCCGGACATTAAATGGAGACTGGTGGGGGGATTCGCGCTCCTGCTTGCCCTGTGTTTGTTCCCCGGCCAACGCGGTGCAGTTGTTACGCTGGTGGTTGTGCAACTGCTGCTAACGGGCGTGCTCATCGCGGCCGGAAGTGCGGCGACGCATCTGGCCCAGACAGGCAGCCCGCTGGCGCGAACCAGCCTCGGCAGCGGTTTTTGGCTGGCGCTGGGTATGACGCTTTTGGCCTGTAGCGATGCGATTCGACGTATCACCGTACACCCGCTGTGGCGCTGGATATTGCATGCGCAAATCGCGGTGGTGCCGCTGGCGCTGTTGTTTTCCGGCACCTTCAACGATCTCTCGTTACTGAAAGAGTACGCCAACCGTCAGGATGTCTTTGATGATGCTTTTGCGCAGCACCTGACACTGCTGGTCGGTACGGTGGTGCCTGCGCTGCTGATTGGCGTACCGCTGGGGATCGGCTGTTATTTCTCAACAGCGCGCCAGGGGGCTGTCTTTGCGGTACTGAATGTTATCCAGACCATTCCCTCTGTCGCTCTATTTGGCCTGTTGATTGCGCCGCTTGCCGGGCTGGTGAAGCACTTTCCATGGCTGGGAACCGTGGGGGTGGCAGGCACCGGCCTGACGCCGGCGCTGATCGCACTGGTGCTGTATGCCTTGTTGCCGCTGGTGCGCGGCGTGGTCGCAGGGCTAAACCAGGTACCGCATGAAGTTCTGGAAAGCGCCAGAGCTATGGGGATGAGTCTTCGTCAGCGTTTTATCCATGTCCAGTTGCCCCTTGCGCTGCCGATTTTCTTGCGCAGCTTACGGGTGGTGATGGTGCAGACCGTCGGAATGGCGGTGATCGCCGCGCTTATCGGCGCCGGAGGATTTGGCGCGCTGGTCTTTCAGGGACTGCTCAGTAGCGCCGTTGACTTAGTCTTGCTAGGGGTCGTTCCGGTCGTTGCGCTGGCGATAGTTATCGATGCGCTGTTCGATTTATTGGACGCACTCCTGAAGGTCAAACACGATGATTGA